A part of Solicola gregarius genomic DNA contains:
- a CDS encoding HNH endonuclease signature motif containing protein has translation MRAATLTYDTESHDGLDIALDARRHLAQTEAAQYDALLGYLAYTADTPLARAGGVNEWTRYGGSGTPSVSEYAACEVGPALGLSASGGRDLIADALDLTYRLPQLFACLYDGSVDAWQIRKVARKTRRFTIAQAGDADRRLSAANVDGTPLIARVGMGRVQQILDQIRIVEDPDDPENQRNENRRRRSVSIWPEDGVARISGTLSLDDGKRLDQRLDQIVESLRFLGDNRTYDILRSVALGMLDEPDSLDDLYHQFQAARADQTDKTSDTAPKPDPEPEPADGADQPGDGGSPERARRGRRSSSRQTVLYVHFDRCWGTWSLEDVGAITRSEALEILGHSHVTVKPVIDLETTISATGYVAPPRLKEQLALMNAGTCTFPHCTRPARVGDYDHILNHADGGLTDSRNGHRLCRYHHRAKTFTAWTVSSPAPGIWLWQSPAGRSYLVTGGTTTKLPGQVRRTVQARRKRNAA, from the coding sequence ATGAGGGCGGCCACACTCACCTACGACACCGAGTCCCACGATGGACTCGACATCGCGCTGGATGCGCGGCGCCACCTGGCGCAGACCGAGGCCGCCCAGTACGACGCCCTCCTCGGCTACCTCGCCTACACCGCAGACACGCCGCTCGCACGGGCCGGCGGTGTCAACGAGTGGACCCGCTACGGCGGGTCGGGTACCCCGAGCGTGTCGGAATACGCCGCGTGTGAGGTCGGCCCCGCACTGGGCTTGAGTGCGTCCGGTGGGCGGGACCTGATCGCCGACGCCCTCGACCTCACCTACCGGCTCCCGCAACTGTTCGCGTGTCTGTACGACGGTTCGGTGGATGCGTGGCAAATCCGGAAGGTCGCCCGCAAGACCCGACGATTCACGATCGCCCAGGCCGGCGACGCCGACCGGCGACTGTCGGCCGCGAATGTGGATGGGACGCCGTTGATCGCGCGGGTCGGCATGGGGCGGGTCCAGCAGATCCTGGACCAGATCCGCATCGTCGAAGACCCCGACGACCCCGAGAACCAACGCAACGAAAACCGGCGTCGGCGGAGTGTGTCGATCTGGCCCGAAGACGGTGTCGCCCGCATCTCCGGCACCCTGTCGCTGGACGACGGCAAGAGGCTCGACCAACGCCTCGACCAGATCGTCGAATCGCTGCGGTTCCTCGGCGACAACCGCACCTATGACATCCTCCGATCCGTCGCATTGGGCATGTTGGACGAACCCGACAGCCTCGACGACCTCTACCACCAGTTCCAGGCGGCCCGCGCCGACCAGACCGACAAGACCAGCGACACCGCGCCGAAGCCGGACCCGGAGCCGGAGCCGGCCGACGGAGCCGATCAGCCCGGTGACGGAGGGTCGCCCGAACGGGCACGTCGAGGGCGCCGCTCCAGTTCACGGCAGACGGTTCTGTACGTCCATTTCGACCGGTGCTGGGGCACCTGGTCCCTCGAAGACGTCGGCGCCATCACAAGGTCCGAAGCGCTCGAGATCCTCGGCCACTCCCACGTCACCGTCAAACCCGTGATCGACCTGGAGACCACGATCTCGGCCACCGGCTACGTCGCACCACCGCGGTTGAAAGAGCAGCTCGCGCTGATGAACGCCGGCACCTGCACCTTTCCCCACTGCACGCGTCCGGCCCGGGTCGGCGACTACGACCACATCCTCAACCACGCCGACGGCGGCCTGACCGACTCGAGAAACGGCCACCGACTATGTAGGTATCACCACCGGGCGAAGACCTTCACCGCCTGGACTGTGTCCAGTCCCGCACCCGGCATCTGGCTCTGGCAATCACCCGCCGGACGGTCGTACCTCGTCACCGGAGGAACCACGACCAAACTCCCCGGCCAAGTCCGTCGAACCGTACAAGCAAGGCGAAAACGGAACGCCGCTTAG
- the eccCb gene encoding type VII secretion protein EccCb — MPAPRAAFPRRSPATSSSSSTGGAPSGRSTTRSKFVIGDIAARGLNYGVHVVLAVTQGMQVRMRMQPAFGGRLELRLNDSFDSSFDRKLMEQVPKDTPGRGLTDVDGELIFQAALPRIDGEPDADDISGGIAHAAAQVSQRWTTQVSKVQVLPSLVRVSDLPKPQSGDNAIPVGLSEINLGPAAIDPFGSSPHLLVYGDGETGKTNILKVIAKGMMATRTPEQLGFVVVDYRRTMLDVIPHDYLLAYATSDQQTRQVTSEISGSLRQRIPGPDVTSEQLRNRTWWKGLEVVVLVDDFDLVATSSGNPLQEYVEFVPQGRDLGLHLVIARRTGGLGRAIFEPLLQRLGDVSTPGLMFSGDRMEGRVLNNVAPANLPDGRALYVPRGGGASQVQTALDEE; from the coding sequence ATGCCCGCGCCGAGGGCCGCGTTCCCGCGGAGATCCCCGGCGACGTCTTCCTCATCGTCGACGGGTGGGGCACCTTCCGGGAGGAGTACGACTCGCTCGAAGTTCGTCATCGGCGACATCGCCGCGCGGGGTCTGAACTACGGCGTGCACGTCGTCTTGGCCGTCACGCAGGGCATGCAGGTACGAATGCGGATGCAGCCGGCGTTCGGCGGCCGGCTCGAGCTGCGACTCAACGACTCGTTCGACTCGTCGTTCGACCGCAAGCTGATGGAGCAGGTCCCGAAGGACACGCCCGGCCGCGGCCTCACCGACGTCGACGGCGAGCTGATCTTCCAGGCCGCCCTCCCCCGTATCGACGGCGAACCCGATGCCGACGACATCTCCGGGGGCATCGCACACGCAGCGGCCCAGGTGTCGCAGCGCTGGACCACGCAGGTGTCCAAGGTGCAGGTGTTGCCGAGCCTCGTACGGGTCTCCGACCTGCCGAAACCGCAGAGCGGCGACAACGCGATCCCGGTCGGGCTCTCTGAGATCAACCTCGGCCCGGCCGCGATCGACCCGTTCGGTTCGTCACCGCACCTGCTCGTGTACGGCGACGGCGAGACCGGCAAGACGAACATCCTGAAGGTCATCGCCAAGGGAATGATGGCAACGCGTACGCCCGAGCAGCTCGGGTTCGTCGTGGTGGACTACCGCCGCACCATGCTCGACGTGATCCCGCACGACTACCTGCTCGCATACGCGACATCCGATCAGCAGACCCGCCAGGTGACCAGCGAGATATCGGGGTCGCTCCGCCAGCGCATACCTGGTCCGGACGTCACCTCCGAGCAGCTGCGCAACCGTACGTGGTGGAAGGGGCTCGAGGTCGTCGTCCTCGTCGATGACTTCGACCTCGTCGCGACGAGCTCGGGCAACCCGTTGCAGGAGTACGTCGAGTTCGTACCGCAGGGCCGCGACCTCGGACTCCACCTCGTCATCGCCCGCCGCACCGGTGGCCTCGGCCGCGCCATCTTCGAGCCGCTGCTGCAGCGGCTCGGCGACGTCTCGACCCCGGGCTTGATGTTCTCGGGCGACCGGATGGAGGGCCGCGTGCTCAACAACGTCGCGCCCGCGAACCTGCCCGACGGCCGCGCGCTGTACGTACCGCGCGGCGGCGGAGCATCGCAGGTGCAGACGGCGCTCGACGAGGAGTAG
- a CDS encoding YybH family protein, which yields MPSQRRVDDVKIRQQVDKIVEGIRTKDLESLKQLYATDVVSFDIEPPLQHVGLAAKSKNWATAFTFFQDARYEVRDLTLTVGDDVAFGHCFARLSGTLKNGTVTNGMWVRVTYCFRKIDGNWLITHDQVSVPFDLASGNGVTDLEP from the coding sequence ATGCCAAGCCAACGCAGGGTGGACGACGTCAAGATCAGGCAGCAGGTCGACAAGATCGTCGAAGGAATCCGAACCAAGGACCTCGAGAGCCTGAAACAGCTTTACGCAACGGACGTCGTGTCCTTCGACATCGAACCGCCGCTACAGCATGTGGGGCTGGCGGCAAAGTCGAAGAACTGGGCGACCGCGTTCACGTTCTTCCAGGATGCACGCTATGAAGTTCGCGACCTGACACTCACCGTGGGCGATGACGTGGCTTTCGGGCACTGCTTCGCTCGGCTCAGCGGAACGCTGAAGAACGGGACGGTCACGAACGGTATGTGGGTCCGGGTCACCTACTGCTTCCGCAAGATCGACGGCAACTGGTTGATCACGCACGACCAGGTCTCCGTACCGTTCGACCTGGCGAGCGGCAACGGAGTGACCGACCTCGAACCATGA
- a CDS encoding acVLRF1 family peptidyl-tRNA hydrolase: MDSPHRTVLVAYERLDGWCERFGARHGGYVRERFGTRVRLTATDGAEAEFGDGPPPERFGLVLVRRGGYAVGLVEHGVLAASKCGTRYVQGRTKAGGWSQQRYARRRSNQADGLAGAAGDAIRRVLGDAGALTAYGGGDHRLVDASLDASRAGRVTLAERWLDVPDPRHAVLVRAVDQARSVPIELNALA, from the coding sequence GTGGACTCGCCGCACCGTACGGTGCTCGTGGCGTACGAGCGACTCGACGGCTGGTGCGAGCGCTTCGGTGCGCGGCACGGCGGCTACGTACGCGAGCGGTTCGGCACGCGGGTACGCCTCACGGCGACCGACGGCGCGGAGGCCGAGTTCGGCGATGGCCCGCCGCCCGAGCGGTTCGGGCTCGTCCTGGTACGCCGTGGCGGTTACGCGGTCGGCCTCGTCGAGCACGGGGTGCTCGCAGCGTCGAAGTGCGGCACGCGTTACGTCCAAGGGCGCACCAAGGCGGGCGGCTGGAGTCAGCAGCGGTACGCGCGGCGCCGGTCCAACCAGGCGGACGGGCTCGCCGGGGCGGCCGGTGACGCGATCCGGCGCGTGCTCGGTGACGCCGGTGCGCTGACGGCTTACGGCGGGGGAGACCACCGCCTGGTCGACGCCTCGCTCGACGCGAGTCGCGCCGGTCGCGTCACGCTGGCGGAGCGCTGGCTCGACGTACCCGATCCGCGCCACGCGGTGCTCGTACGTGCCGTCGACCAGGCTCGGTCGGTGCCGATCGAGCTGAACGCACTCGCCTGA